In one Bacillota bacterium genomic region, the following are encoded:
- a CDS encoding PBP1A family penicillin-binding protein: MADRIPGNGRHPSRRDRKKVPRSRPRWPRVVAAVALASVAALVGFFVLAIAMPLETPEVPSATTILDIRNRVAARLFTENRVEVALEDIPHHFRNAIVAAEDERFFGHAGLDPVALGRAMVRNLQAGRIVEGGSTITQQLAKNLFLSPERTVARKLQEALVTVRLERSYDKQRILELYINQIYWGHGAYGAQVASQTYFGKDVWDLTLAESALLAGMVRSPENLSPYRNLEVAVARRRQVLESMVRLGFVGAQAAGEALKEPIRLSGLRQDQNMAPYFVEYVIHSLAEALPDISEADIWRGGYVIRTTMDLDMQLAAQNAVTAGLPPGTLGQGGVEQPQGALVAIDPSNGHIRALVGGREYSQSTWNRAWRARRQPGSAFKPFVYVAALDMGFSPAHLQRCEPVTFTGPVPGEEWAPGDYGEDKYHYRAMAMREALRISDNVAAVKWADTVGTRAVIHYARRMGVRSPLEADLSLALGTSSVTPLELAAAYCPLANGGDMVRPLAILSVEDLQGRVLHLGNPTREGAIDERVAFLVTSLLKSVFDPGGTGAHISLDRPASGKTGTSSELKDAWFVGYTPDLVTAVYVGDDDPSRSLEGGGGTLAGPIWEAFMRNALVGRPPRDFPAPSGIVSREICADTGRLVTPACPRPYTEYFAEGTAPREYCPGPHPITLEAGVEEPGEPEPGLVAPEEQPPEAQGIPPEAETGEEEDAAEPAP, from the coding sequence GTGGCAGACAGAATCCCTGGCAACGGTCGCCACCCCTCCAGGAGGGACAGGAAGAAGGTGCCCCGTTCCCGTCCCCGGTGGCCACGGGTGGTGGCCGCTGTCGCGCTAGCCTCTGTGGCTGCCCTGGTGGGGTTTTTCGTGCTAGCCATAGCCATGCCCCTGGAGACCCCCGAGGTCCCCAGCGCCACCACCATCCTGGACATAAGAAACCGTGTGGCTGCCCGGCTCTTCACCGAAAATAGGGTGGAGGTGGCCTTGGAGGACATCCCCCATCACTTCAGGAACGCCATCGTCGCCGCGGAAGACGAGCGGTTCTTCGGCCACGCTGGGCTTGACCCCGTCGCCCTGGGGCGCGCCATGGTAAGGAACCTGCAGGCAGGACGGATCGTGGAAGGCGGCAGCACCATCACCCAGCAACTGGCCAAGAATCTCTTCCTTTCACCAGAGCGAACAGTGGCCAGGAAGCTCCAGGAGGCTCTTGTCACGGTGAGGCTCGAGAGGTCCTATGACAAGCAGCGCATCCTGGAGCTGTACATCAACCAGATCTACTGGGGCCATGGCGCTTACGGTGCACAGGTCGCATCCCAAACCTACTTCGGCAAGGATGTGTGGGATCTCACCTTGGCCGAGTCGGCGCTCCTTGCCGGTATGGTAAGGAGTCCGGAGAACCTGAGCCCCTACCGGAACCTCGAGGTGGCCGTGGCTCGCAGGCGGCAAGTACTTGAGAGCATGGTACGGCTGGGTTTCGTGGGAGCCCAAGCCGCTGGCGAGGCCCTAAAGGAGCCTATCCGCTTGTCAGGCCTGCGGCAGGACCAGAACATGGCACCCTACTTCGTTGAGTACGTGATACATTCCCTGGCAGAGGCACTTCCGGACATCTCGGAGGCGGACATCTGGCGAGGGGGCTATGTCATCAGGACCACCATGGACCTGGACATGCAGCTGGCAGCCCAGAACGCAGTGACCGCTGGCTTACCGCCGGGCACCCTGGGGCAGGGCGGAGTGGAGCAGCCCCAGGGCGCACTGGTGGCCATTGACCCCAGCAACGGGCACATAAGGGCCCTGGTGGGAGGCCGTGAATACTCCCAGTCCACATGGAACAGGGCCTGGAGGGCCAGGCGCCAGCCGGGTTCCGCCTTCAAGCCCTTCGTGTATGTTGCCGCGCTAGACATGGGATTTTCCCCGGCTCACCTGCAGCGGTGTGAGCCCGTCACATTCACCGGCCCGGTGCCTGGGGAGGAATGGGCTCCCGGGGACTACGGGGAAGACAAGTATCACTACAGAGCTATGGCCATGAGGGAGGCCCTGCGCATATCCGACAATGTGGCGGCTGTGAAGTGGGCAGACACAGTGGGGACCAGGGCAGTCATTCACTACGCCCGGAGAATGGGGGTCAGGAGCCCCCTTGAGGCTGACCTCTCCCTGGCCCTGGGGACCTCCTCTGTGACCCCCCTGGAGCTAGCGGCCGCTTACTGCCCCCTGGCCAACGGGGGCGACATGGTCAGGCCCTTGGCCATCTTGAGTGTAGAGGACCTCCAGGGGAGGGTGCTTCACCTTGGAAACCCAACCAGGGAGGGGGCCATCGACGAGAGGGTCGCCTTCCTGGTTACCTCCCTCCTAAAGAGTGTGTTCGATCCAGGAGGCACAGGAGCCCATATCAGCCTGGACCGGCCGGCCTCAGGCAAGACGGGGACTAGCAGCGAATTGAAGGACGCGTGGTTCGTGGGATACACGCCAGACCTGGTGACCGCGGTGTACGTGGGTGATGATGACCCCTCCCGTTCCCTGGAGGGAGGCGGGGGAACCCTGGCAGGGCCCATATGGGAGGCGTTCATGAGAAATGCGCTGGTGGGCCGCCCCCCTAGGGACTTCCCCGCGCCTTCAGGCATCGTCTCCAGGGAGATCTGCGCGGATACTGGGCGCCTGGTGACACCCGCCTGCCCTCGTCCCTACACGGAGTACTTCGCTGAGGGCACGGCCCCCAGGGAGTACTGCCCAGGGCCCCACCCCATCACACTGGAGGCGGGCGTGGAAGAGCCCGGTGAACCCGAGCCAGGGCTGGTGGCTCCAGAAGAGCAACCTCCGGAAGCCCAGGGGATCCCGCCGGAAGCCGAGACCGGGGAGGAGGAAGATGCTGCGGAGCCCGCCCCTTAA
- a CDS encoding trypsin-like peptidase domain-containing protein gives MSHHCGPPRRSSLWSYFMVALLGAVLGSLLVTFVLPSYFPAAFSLEGPGETKVEPPLSLNQGGDEPQPAPGATPPSVLAVEKAAHSVVGIINKAQVYNYFSGRSQIIEQGSGSGVILDGNGHIVTNHHVVDGAAELVVVLPGGEDLPAQVVGVDPATDLAVVKVDQPGLRSAEFGDSGKLRVGEPVLAIGNPVDMEFQRSVTAGVVSGLNRKIQYGERTFLLIQTDAVINPGNSGGPLVNMDGQVIGINTLKLDLPRVEGMGFSIPSNTVRRVADELIQHGRVIRPWLGVGVVTRETAEVYGIQFDRGLYVGQVAPGGPAASAGMKEGDVILSVQGRRTDSLEELRAVIETHKVGDVVEVRVRRDGQETVLSVRLGEMPVS, from the coding sequence GTGAGTCATCACTGTGGACCGCCCAGACGGTCATCCTTGTGGAGTTACTTCATGGTGGCATTGCTGGGGGCTGTGCTAGGCTCGCTACTGGTGACCTTCGTGCTGCCATCCTACTTCCCCGCAGCCTTCAGCCTGGAGGGACCCGGCGAGACCAAGGTGGAACCCCCTCTTAGCCTTAACCAGGGTGGGGATGAACCCCAGCCGGCTCCTGGTGCCACGCCCCCATCGGTACTGGCCGTGGAGAAGGCGGCCCATTCTGTGGTAGGAATAATCAACAAGGCCCAGGTCTACAACTACTTTTCTGGGAGGAGCCAGATAATAGAACAGGGCTCGGGTTCCGGGGTCATCCTGGATGGCAACGGCCACATCGTCACTAACCACCATGTTGTGGATGGGGCTGCCGAGCTGGTGGTGGTGCTGCCGGGCGGTGAGGACCTTCCCGCACAGGTAGTGGGGGTGGACCCTGCCACTGACCTTGCGGTGGTGAAGGTGGACCAGCCAGGGCTGCGCTCTGCTGAGTTCGGTGATTCTGGCAAGCTCAGGGTGGGCGAACCGGTGCTGGCAATAGGGAACCCTGTGGACATGGAGTTCCAGCGCTCGGTGACCGCCGGGGTCGTCAGCGGGCTCAACCGCAAGATCCAGTACGGTGAGAGGACGTTTCTGCTCATCCAGACCGATGCCGTGATTAACCCAGGGAACAGCGGAGGGCCCCTGGTGAACATGGACGGTCAGGTGATAGGCATAAACACCCTCAAGCTAGACCTGCCCAGGGTTGAAGGGATGGGGTTCTCCATCCCCTCCAACACAGTGCGGCGCGTGGCTGACGAGCTCATACAGCATGGCAGGGTTATAAGGCCGTGGCTCGGAGTTGGGGTTGTGACCAGGGAAACCGCGGAGGTGTACGGGATCCAGTTTGACCGGGGACTGTATGTGGGCCAGGTGGCGCCTGGAGGGCCTGCGGCTAGTGCAGGCATGAAGGAGGGCGACGTGATCCTCTCAGTCCAGGGTCGCCGCACAGACAGCCTGGAAGAGTTGCGCGCGGTAATCGAAACCCACAAGGTTGGTGACGTGGTAGAGGTCAGGGTGCGCCGGGACGGCCAGGAGACGGTCCTCTCGGTCAGGCTGGGAGAAATGCCGGTGAGTTAA
- a CDS encoding 23S rRNA (pseudouridine(1915)-N(3))-methyltransferase RlmH, translated as MQIRVLLVGKMRERFLSEGVREYSSRLAPYCSLTMVEIPDVPVPPDARPAMEGMAVADEGKAIQARLNREEYVIALDEGGVCMSSTEFSRLLADLGLFGKSKVAFVVGGHSGLSPEVKKRADVVLSLSRMTFPHQMVPLILLEQVYRAMKIARNEPYHR; from the coding sequence ATGCAGATACGAGTGTTACTGGTGGGCAAGATGAGGGAACGCTTCCTTTCGGAGGGGGTTAGGGAGTACTCTTCTCGTCTTGCTCCCTACTGTTCCCTAACGATGGTGGAGATACCGGACGTCCCGGTGCCCCCTGATGCGAGACCAGCCATGGAAGGCATGGCTGTGGCGGACGAGGGCAAGGCCATCCAGGCGCGGCTGAACCGGGAAGAGTACGTCATAGCCCTGGACGAAGGCGGCGTCTGCATGTCATCGACGGAGTTCTCGCGCCTCCTGGCAGACCTAGGCCTTTTCGGCAAGAGCAAGGTGGCCTTCGTCGTGGGTGGGCACTCAGGCCTGTCGCCTGAGGTGAAGAAGCGGGCGGACGTGGTTCTCAGCCTCTCCCGGATGACCTTTCCCCACCAGATGGTGCCCCTCATTCTCCTGGAGCAGGTATACAGGGCAATGAAGATAGCCCGGAACGAACCCTACCACCGTTAA